One genomic region from Geothermobacter ehrlichii encodes:
- the feoB gene encoding ferrous iron transport protein B, producing the protein MKCAVENPVQADQNLRRIFLVGNPNVGKSVLFNALTGAYTTVSNYPGTSVEVFRGTCEIHGVRYEVLDTPGMYSLLPITEEERVARDMLLNERPDVVLHVIDARNIERMLPMTLQLIEAGLPVILVVNILDEAERLGLRFDLHLLEEKLGIPVVGAAVRRRRGLKEIRAAIVGFDPSQKAVFGYAVDLERDISRVTSCLSGQYGLDARAMALLLMQRDESLTELVRSVEKDNFAVVEGAINEIAFDRRVDLHLRISLERKRVCKGVLEGVISEDGQRAIDWAGKLSELTMNPWTGVPLLLLVLYFGLYQFVGNFGAGTIVDFLEGGLFEKNLNPWFIDFCRTYLPWNWLFELLAGEYGIFTLGVRYAVAIVLPIVGTFFIAFSVIEDSGYFPRLAMLVDRVFKQIGLNGRAVIPIVLGFGCDTMATIVTRTLETRRERLIATLLLALAIPCSAQLGVILGLLSAVPGALVIWGGSMAGLFLFIGFLSARLMPGEKPMFYMEIPPMRLPQPRNVLVKTLTRMQWYFLEIFPLFILASVILWAGKMTGALQWLVEVMQPVMRLLGLPGQTAAAFIFGFFRRDFGAAGLYDLQTKGILSPAQLTVAAVTLTLFVPCVAQFLIMKKERGWKASLAIFAVVTLLAFSVGFGLNRLLLLTGVPG; encoded by the coding sequence ATGAAGTGTGCAGTCGAAAACCCGGTACAGGCCGATCAGAACCTTCGCCGCATCTTTCTGGTCGGCAACCCCAATGTCGGCAAGAGCGTTCTGTTCAATGCCCTGACGGGGGCCTATACCACGGTTTCCAACTATCCCGGCACCAGCGTCGAGGTCTTTCGCGGCACCTGTGAAATTCATGGCGTCCGCTACGAGGTGCTGGACACGCCGGGCATGTATTCGTTGCTGCCGATCACCGAGGAGGAGAGGGTGGCGCGTGACATGCTGCTGAACGAGCGGCCGGATGTGGTACTGCACGTCATCGATGCCCGCAACATCGAGCGCATGCTGCCCATGACCCTGCAGCTGATCGAGGCCGGCCTGCCGGTCATCCTGGTGGTCAACATTCTGGACGAGGCCGAACGGCTCGGTCTGCGTTTCGACCTGCATCTTCTGGAGGAGAAGCTCGGCATTCCCGTGGTCGGGGCGGCGGTTCGCCGGCGTCGGGGACTGAAGGAGATCCGGGCCGCCATTGTCGGCTTCGATCCGAGCCAGAAGGCGGTCTTCGGTTACGCCGTCGATCTCGAGCGCGACATTTCACGCGTCACTTCCTGCTTGAGCGGGCAGTACGGTCTGGATGCCCGCGCCATGGCGCTGCTGTTGATGCAGCGTGACGAGTCGCTGACCGAACTGGTCCGTTCGGTCGAAAAGGACAATTTTGCGGTGGTCGAGGGGGCGATCAACGAAATCGCCTTCGATCGCCGGGTCGATCTGCATTTGCGCATCAGCCTGGAGCGCAAGCGGGTCTGCAAGGGGGTTCTCGAAGGCGTTATCAGCGAGGACGGACAGAGAGCAATCGACTGGGCGGGGAAGCTCTCCGAGCTGACCATGAATCCTTGGACGGGGGTTCCCCTGTTGCTGCTGGTGCTCTATTTCGGCCTCTATCAGTTTGTCGGCAACTTCGGTGCCGGCACCATCGTCGACTTTCTCGAGGGGGGACTGTTTGAAAAAAATCTCAACCCCTGGTTTATCGATTTCTGCCGCACCTATCTGCCTTGGAACTGGCTGTTTGAGCTGTTGGCCGGCGAGTACGGCATCTTCACCCTGGGCGTCCGTTATGCCGTGGCCATCGTCTTGCCCATCGTCGGCACCTTTTTCATCGCTTTTTCGGTAATCGAGGACTCTGGCTACTTCCCCCGGCTGGCCATGCTGGTCGACCGGGTCTTCAAGCAGATCGGTCTCAATGGCCGGGCGGTCATTCCCATCGTCCTCGGCTTTGGCTGCGACACCATGGCGACCATCGTCACCCGAACCTTGGAGACCCGCAGGGAGCGGCTGATCGCCACCCTGCTGCTGGCGCTCGCCATCCCCTGCAGCGCCCAGCTCGGCGTTATTCTTGGCTTGCTCTCCGCCGTGCCGGGGGCGCTGGTCATCTGGGGCGGCAGCATGGCCGGACTCTTTCTGTTCATCGGCTTTCTCTCGGCCCGGCTGATGCCGGGCGAAAAGCCGATGTTCTACATGGAAATTCCGCCCATGCGCCTGCCGCAGCCGCGCAACGTGCTGGTCAAGACCCTGACCCGGATGCAGTGGTATTTCCTTGAAATCTTCCCCCTGTTCATTCTGGCGTCGGTCATTCTCTGGGCGGGCAAGATGACCGGGGCCTTGCAATGGCTGGTTGAGGTCATGCAGCCGGTGATGCGTCTGCTGGGATTGCCGGGCCAGACCGCCGCCGCCTTCATCTTTGGCTTTTTCCGGCGGGATTTTGGTGCCGCTGGTCTCTACGATCTGCAGACGAAGGGGATTCTCTCCCCAGCCCAGTTGACGGTGGCGGCGGTGACGCTGACCCTTTTCGTGCCCTGCGTCGCCCAGTTTTTGATCATGAAGAAGGAGCGTGGCTGGAAGGCGTCGCTGGCCATTTTCGCGGTTGTGACCCTGCTGGCGTTCAGTGTCGGTTTCGGCCTGAACCGCTTGCTGCTGCTGACTGGGGTGCCAGGATGA
- a CDS encoding metal-dependent transcriptional regulator, producing MNVSEKAEEILETLWIATEEEGENAAHFERLRIGSDDEGLEELKKLAYVEVKGERVYLRPEGREEARMTVRRHRLAERLMMDVLDFKGEAGNAKACEFEHLLHHGVDTKLCTLLNHPTTCPHGKPIPPGSCCEQARREGTPGVVALTELKAGERGEIAYLSTDNEKKMQKLMSMGVLPGNEILLSRTFPSYVFKVGYSEFAVDDELAREIFVRRS from the coding sequence ATGAACGTATCGGAAAAGGCGGAAGAGATTCTCGAGACGCTCTGGATCGCCACCGAAGAAGAGGGGGAGAACGCCGCCCATTTCGAGCGGCTGCGCATCGGTTCCGATGACGAGGGGCTGGAAGAGCTGAAGAAGCTGGCCTATGTTGAGGTCAAAGGGGAGCGGGTCTACCTGCGGCCCGAGGGACGGGAGGAGGCCCGGATGACGGTGCGTCGGCATCGCCTGGCCGAGAGGCTGATGATGGACGTTCTCGACTTCAAGGGAGAGGCCGGCAACGCCAAAGCTTGCGAATTTGAGCACCTGCTGCATCACGGTGTCGATACCAAGCTCTGCACGCTGCTCAACCATCCGACCACCTGCCCGCACGGCAAGCCGATTCCGCCCGGTAGCTGCTGCGAGCAGGCCCGCCGCGAGGGAACCCCCGGTGTTGTCGCCCTGACTGAGCTGAAGGCGGGCGAGCGGGGCGAGATCGCCTACCTGTCGACGGACAACGAGAAGAAGATGCAGAAGCTGATGAGCATGGGGGTGTTGCCGGGCAACGAAATCCTGCTCAGCCGGACCTTCCCCAGCTATGTCTTCAAGGTCGGTTATTCGGAGTTTGCCGTCGACGATGAACTCGCCCGCGAGATTTTTGTCCGCAGGAGCTAG
- a CDS encoding substrate-binding domain-containing protein, with amino-acid sequence MPPAWFSRIRLAAGLRRLFLFSLVVLSFSPSPAQAKDLVFGYTPEVCDLIRTTDQADALAAYLSEQLGRRVVPRAFRSERNLHYWLDRFREVDLAVVSAGYLSRNGRGGLIPVAGYVRKSDGRDGQGMVVARRGFSPALFVRTGNALAGLSSGELLGVLDVLTFYRPGEKPDMVVRGTDEHGRTSRPANDNGTDLPAEVDVGLPRVVIDSPADRAVLNRTPRLVYDADGGDVDILLDGKKVGDVDEALKKLGDGLHRIVVRVRDERGQSAEDMVSFTLDRTPPQLVLLSPPEVSLESEPVIDWRCEGNGINVFLDGEAVQVAAKERLPSLSDGTHHLRLECVDAAGNIAWLEREFVIDTLPPVFTVAPLPATVGGGRLTVHGTREPGSFIDLVTVPGARVSEARYPAGDRWEIDVDGLENGHYFLVVSARDAHGNSGRLRFELQVERKAPRVRILAPAVGLTYDNTPLLQFQVERGKVRVLVDGEVVDKYSGMALDPLAPGEHVVRVEAVDDFGNRGYAECHLVIVESEPPPVRTDTGPWFELFSARLDRPLLENGSDRPLVLSIGPLSFPGETVYIEQWADSNGNGVADAGEQVIRTFRLVDGLASPSSLVPGDSDGVADGRIRAELSPRVLHDRMDGAKHYVLLIMAEHDLAEVAFRVATD; translated from the coding sequence ATGCCTCCTGCCTGGTTCAGCCGCATCCGTCTGGCTGCCGGCCTCCGCCGTCTTTTTCTGTTTTCACTTGTCGTGCTCTCCTTCTCGCCGTCCCCGGCACAGGCGAAAGATCTTGTTTTCGGCTATACCCCTGAAGTTTGCGACCTGATTCGGACGACGGATCAGGCCGATGCCCTGGCCGCCTATCTGTCCGAACAGCTGGGACGCAGGGTAGTGCCCAGGGCGTTCCGCTCGGAAAGGAATCTCCACTACTGGCTCGACAGATTCCGTGAGGTCGATCTGGCGGTGGTCAGCGCCGGTTATCTCTCCCGCAATGGCAGGGGGGGGCTCATTCCGGTCGCCGGCTACGTTCGAAAATCGGATGGCCGTGACGGACAGGGTATGGTCGTTGCCAGGCGGGGATTTTCTCCGGCTCTTTTCGTTCGGACCGGCAATGCCCTTGCCGGGTTGTCGTCCGGCGAGCTGCTCGGTGTCCTCGATGTCCTGACTTTCTATCGGCCCGGCGAAAAGCCGGACATGGTCGTGAGGGGCACCGATGAGCACGGCCGGACATCCCGGCCGGCAAACGACAATGGGACAGACCTGCCTGCCGAGGTTGACGTCGGTTTGCCAAGGGTTGTCATCGATTCTCCGGCCGACCGGGCGGTTCTCAACCGGACGCCCCGGCTTGTCTACGATGCCGACGGGGGAGACGTCGACATTCTGCTCGACGGCAAAAAGGTTGGGGATGTCGACGAGGCCCTCAAGAAACTTGGCGACGGGCTGCATCGTATCGTGGTCCGGGTGCGTGACGAGCGGGGACAAAGTGCCGAAGACATGGTGAGCTTTACTCTCGATCGCACCCCGCCGCAACTGGTTCTGCTCAGTCCGCCGGAGGTGAGCCTCGAGTCGGAGCCGGTCATCGACTGGCGTTGTGAAGGGAACGGGATCAATGTTTTTCTCGACGGCGAAGCCGTTCAGGTCGCGGCAAAAGAACGTCTGCCGAGTCTGTCCGACGGAACCCATCATCTGCGGCTGGAATGTGTCGACGCTGCCGGCAATATCGCCTGGCTTGAGCGGGAATTCGTCATCGATACCCTGCCCCCGGTCTTTACCGTTGCCCCCCTGCCTGCGACTGTCGGCGGTGGTCGCCTGACCGTGCACGGCACCAGGGAGCCGGGTTCTTTCATCGACCTTGTCACGGTTCCGGGAGCAAGGGTGTCCGAAGCCCGTTATCCGGCCGGCGACCGTTGGGAGATCGATGTAGACGGCCTGGAGAATGGTCATTATTTTCTGGTCGTGTCGGCGCGTGATGCGCATGGCAATTCCGGTCGCCTGCGGTTCGAACTGCAGGTTGAACGGAAGGCTCCCCGCGTTCGCATCCTGGCCCCGGCCGTCGGCCTGACCTACGACAACACTCCGTTGCTGCAGTTTCAGGTCGAGCGGGGAAAGGTCAGAGTCCTGGTGGATGGCGAGGTGGTCGACAAGTATTCCGGCATGGCTCTTGATCCCCTTGCTCCCGGCGAGCATGTCGTGCGGGTTGAAGCGGTTGACGATTTCGGCAACCGGGGGTATGCCGAGTGCCATCTGGTGATTGTCGAGTCTGAACCGCCGCCGGTGCGGACGGATACCGGTCCCTGGTTCGAACTGTTTTCCGCCCGTCTCGACCGGCCGCTGCTCGAAAATGGTTCCGACCGGCCTCTGGTTCTGTCGATCGGCCCGCTCAGCTTCCCCGGCGAGACGGTCTATATCGAGCAGTGGGCCGACAGCAACGGCAACGGTGTCGCCGATGCAGGCGAACAGGTGATTCGCACCTTCCGTCTGGTCGATGGTCTGGCATCGCCGAGCTCGCTGGTCCCGGGGGACAGTGACGGTGTCGCCGATGGCCGCATCCGGGCGGAACTTTCGCCGCGGGTTCTCCATGACCGCATGGACGGGGCGAAGCACTACGTGCTGCTGATCATGGCCGAGCACGACCTGGCCGAGGTTGCCTTCCGGGTGGCGACCGACTAG
- the kdsB gene encoding 3-deoxy-manno-octulosonate cytidylyltransferase, with amino-acid sequence MDITIVIPARYASTRFPGKPLADLLGKPMIQWVYERCRDSRLARRVLVATDDGRIADAVRAFGGEVMMTRSDHPTGTDRLAEVAESLAGDLIINVQGDEPLIDPQSIDLAAEPLLEDESVAMGTLCTPLASADEFMNPNVVKVVCDGRGRALYFSRAPIPWPRDMAERMDEVLRVTPARRHIGLYVYRRDFLRRFPSLPRTPLEQLESLEQLRALEHGYAIMVRQVADHSLGVDTPEDLEQVRSLLAGKAEL; translated from the coding sequence ATGGATATCACCATCGTCATTCCGGCCCGTTACGCTTCGACCCGGTTTCCGGGCAAGCCGCTTGCCGATCTTCTCGGCAAGCCGATGATCCAGTGGGTCTACGAGAGGTGCCGCGACTCCCGGCTGGCCCGCCGGGTGCTGGTGGCGACCGATGACGGCCGCATCGCCGATGCCGTCCGGGCCTTCGGTGGCGAGGTGATGATGACCCGGTCCGACCATCCGACCGGCACCGACCGCCTGGCCGAGGTTGCCGAGTCGCTTGCCGGCGACCTGATCATCAACGTGCAGGGCGATGAGCCGCTGATCGATCCGCAAAGCATCGATTTGGCGGCCGAGCCCCTGCTCGAAGACGAAAGTGTCGCCATGGGCACGCTCTGCACGCCGCTGGCCTCGGCCGACGAGTTCATGAACCCCAATGTGGTCAAGGTGGTCTGCGACGGACGGGGGCGGGCGCTCTACTTCTCCCGCGCGCCCATTCCCTGGCCCCGAGACATGGCCGAACGCATGGACGAGGTCCTGCGGGTGACGCCCGCCCGCAGGCATATCGGTCTTTACGTCTACCGGCGGGACTTCCTGCGGCGTTTCCCGTCTCTGCCCAGGACGCCGCTGGAGCAGCTCGAATCGCTGGAGCAGCTCAGGGCGCTGGAGCACGGATACGCCATAATGGTCCGTCAGGTAGCCGATCACTCCCTCGGGGTCGATACCCCGGAGGATCTGGAACAGGTTCGTTCCCTGCTTGCGGGCAAGGCGGAGCTTTAG
- a CDS encoding CTP synthase has product MKTKFLFITGGVVSSLGKGLSAAAIGALMEARGLRVSMQKMDPYINVDPGTMSPFQHGEVFVTDDGAETDLDLGHYERYTSATLSRKSNFTTGQVYDSVIRKERRGDYLGGTVQVIPHITNEIKSKILENARGVDLAIVEVGGTVGDIESLPFLEAIRQFRADRGADNVLYIHLTLVPYIQTAGELKTKPTQHSVKELREIGIQPDILLCRCDREIPRDMKAKIALFCNVREEAVITARDVQSIYEVPIAFHNEGLDERIIDYLNIWTKAPDLSAWERIVQRVKEPAGETTIAIVGKYVELKESYKSLSEALVHGGIANNCRVNLKYVDSESLERHGINATFDDVDGILVPGGFGERGSEGKIAAIGHAREQRIPFFGICLGMQMAVVEYARNVCGIEDAHSSEFHDDAENPVIHIMEEQKRVRGKGGTMRLGAYPCVLGEGTLARRIYGTDQISERHRHRYEFNNAYRERLQECGLVLSGINPDSDLVEIVEMKDHPWFLGCQFHPEFKSRPMDPHPLFESFVGACLKQGQARRGDA; this is encoded by the coding sequence ATGAAAACCAAGTTTCTCTTCATTACCGGCGGTGTCGTCAGTTCACTCGGCAAGGGGCTGTCGGCGGCGGCCATCGGCGCCCTGATGGAGGCGAGGGGCCTGCGGGTCTCCATGCAGAAGATGGACCCCTACATCAATGTCGATCCCGGGACCATGAGTCCCTTCCAGCATGGCGAGGTGTTCGTGACTGACGACGGGGCCGAGACCGATCTCGATCTCGGTCACTACGAGCGCTACACGTCGGCGACTCTCAGCCGGAAGTCGAATTTCACCACCGGCCAGGTCTACGACTCGGTCATCCGCAAGGAGCGCCGGGGCGATTATCTGGGCGGCACGGTGCAGGTCATTCCGCACATCACCAACGAAATCAAGAGCAAGATTCTCGAGAACGCCAGGGGAGTCGATCTGGCCATCGTCGAGGTTGGTGGCACCGTCGGCGACATCGAGTCGCTCCCCTTTCTCGAGGCCATCCGCCAGTTCCGGGCCGACCGGGGGGCTGACAACGTCCTCTACATCCATCTCACCCTGGTTCCCTACATCCAGACGGCGGGGGAGCTGAAGACCAAGCCGACCCAGCACAGCGTCAAGGAACTGCGCGAAATCGGCATCCAGCCCGACATCCTTCTGTGTCGCTGCGACCGGGAGATCCCGCGCGACATGAAGGCGAAAATCGCCCTGTTCTGCAATGTCCGCGAAGAGGCGGTCATCACCGCCCGTGACGTGCAGTCGATCTATGAAGTGCCGATCGCCTTTCACAACGAGGGGCTCGACGAGCGGATCATCGACTATCTGAATATCTGGACCAAGGCCCCGGACCTGTCGGCCTGGGAGCGGATCGTGCAGCGGGTCAAGGAGCCGGCCGGGGAGACGACGATCGCCATCGTCGGCAAGTACGTCGAGCTGAAGGAGAGCTACAAATCCCTGTCCGAGGCTCTGGTCCACGGCGGCATCGCCAACAACTGCCGGGTCAACCTGAAGTATGTCGATTCCGAATCCCTCGAGCGGCACGGCATCAACGCCACCTTCGACGATGTCGATGGAATTCTGGTGCCCGGCGGTTTCGGCGAACGGGGGAGCGAAGGCAAGATCGCCGCCATCGGTCATGCGCGCGAGCAGCGGATTCCCTTTTTCGGCATCTGCCTCGGCATGCAGATGGCGGTGGTTGAATACGCCCGCAACGTCTGCGGCATCGAGGATGCCCATTCCTCCGAATTTCACGACGATGCCGAAAATCCGGTCATCCACATCATGGAAGAACAGAAGCGGGTGCGCGGCAAGGGGGGGACCATGCGCCTCGGCGCCTATCCCTGCGTTCTCGGCGAAGGGACCCTGGCCCGCCGCATCTACGGCACCGACCAGATTTCCGAACGGCATCGTCACCGCTACGAATTCAACAACGCCTATCGCGAACGGCTGCAGGAATGCGGGCTGGTTCTCTCCGGGATCAATCCCGATTCGGATCTGGTCGAGATCGTCGAAATGAAGGATCATCCCTGGTTTCTCGGTTGCCAGTTCCATCCCGAGTTCAAGTCCCGGCCGATGGATCCGCATCCCTTGTTCGAATCCTTTGTCGGTGCCTGCCTGAAGCAGGGGCAGGCCAGAAGGGGAGACGCATGA
- the kdsA gene encoding 3-deoxy-8-phosphooctulonate synthase gives MKRVKVAGLSIGGNEPLVLIAGPCVIEDLDRTLRIADFLAGLSARLGFGLVFKASFDKANRSSSKSYRGPGLERGLEILARVREKTGLPLISDIHETGQVEAAAEVLDILQIPAFLCRQTDLLQAAARTGKVVNVKKGQFMAPWDMRNVLTKIGEAGGESVLFTERGTTFGYNNLVVDMRSLALMRELGVPVVFDATHAVQLPGGAGDSSGGQRQFVAGLSRAAVAMGVDALFWEVHDDPDRALCDGPNSLPLDQLESLIGEILRIDRLVKTGQAAGQEGA, from the coding sequence ATGAAGAGAGTGAAAGTCGCCGGTTTGAGTATCGGCGGAAACGAACCGTTGGTGCTGATCGCCGGACCCTGTGTGATCGAAGATCTCGACCGGACTTTGCGGATCGCTGATTTTCTGGCCGGACTGAGCGCCAGGCTCGGATTCGGCCTGGTGTTCAAGGCATCCTTCGACAAGGCCAACCGCTCCTCCTCGAAATCGTACCGCGGACCGGGGCTGGAAAGGGGGCTGGAGATACTCGCCCGGGTCCGGGAGAAGACCGGGTTGCCGCTGATTTCGGACATCCACGAAACCGGGCAGGTCGAAGCCGCCGCCGAGGTGCTCGATATCCTCCAGATCCCGGCCTTCCTCTGCCGGCAGACCGATCTGCTGCAGGCGGCGGCGCGCACCGGCAAGGTGGTCAATGTCAAGAAGGGGCAGTTCATGGCCCCCTGGGACATGCGCAACGTGCTGACCAAGATCGGGGAGGCCGGTGGCGAGTCGGTGCTGTTTACCGAACGCGGCACCACCTTCGGCTACAACAACCTGGTGGTCGACATGCGGTCGCTGGCCTTGATGCGGGAGCTGGGGGTACCGGTGGTGTTCGACGCCACCCACGCCGTCCAGTTGCCCGGGGGGGCCGGCGATTCCTCCGGCGGCCAGCGGCAGTTCGTCGCCGGCCTTTCGCGGGCCGCCGTCGCCATGGGGGTCGACGCCCTCTTCTGGGAAGTGCACGACGATCCGGACCGGGCCCTGTGCGACGGTCCGAACTCGCTGCCGCTCGATCAGCTGGAATCCCTCATCGGCGAGATATTGCGGATCGACCGGCTGGTCAAGACCGGCCAGGCAGCCGGACAGGAGGGAGCATGA
- a CDS encoding KpsF/GutQ family sugar-phosphate isomerase, which yields MIEKARRVLEIEAEAVLALRDRIDGAFSRAVRMILDCKGRVVITGMGKSGLICQKIAATMASTGTPALFLHPAEGIHGDLGMLMKGDVVIAVSNSGETEEVVRILPVIKRMGLPLIAMSGQPNSTLARAGDVFLDISVAEEACPLGLAPTASTTATLAMGDALAVTLLAERGFSEEDFALFHPGGALGKRLLLRVEDMMHTGEDVPLVSEETLLRDGLFEITSKKLGITGVVNGRGELVGVFTDGDLRRALERGYEVLERPMREVMTCHPKRILRSNLAAKALQRMEEFSITSLFVFEDDQARVPVGIVHLHDLLKAGVI from the coding sequence ATGATCGAAAAAGCCAGACGCGTGCTCGAAATCGAGGCCGAAGCCGTTCTGGCCCTGCGTGACCGGATCGACGGAGCGTTCAGCCGGGCCGTACGGATGATTCTCGACTGCAAGGGCCGGGTGGTCATCACCGGCATGGGCAAATCGGGGCTGATCTGCCAGAAAATAGCCGCCACCATGGCCTCGACCGGGACGCCGGCGCTCTTTCTGCATCCGGCCGAAGGGATTCACGGCGATCTCGGCATGCTGATGAAGGGGGATGTGGTGATCGCCGTCTCCAATTCGGGCGAGACGGAAGAGGTGGTGCGCATCCTGCCCGTCATCAAGCGGATGGGGCTGCCGCTGATCGCCATGTCGGGACAGCCGAACAGCACCCTGGCCCGGGCCGGCGACGTCTTTCTTGACATTTCGGTGGCCGAGGAGGCCTGTCCGCTGGGGCTGGCGCCGACGGCGAGTACCACCGCCACCCTGGCCATGGGGGATGCTCTGGCCGTGACCCTGCTGGCGGAGCGTGGTTTCAGCGAAGAGGACTTTGCCCTGTTTCATCCCGGCGGAGCTCTCGGCAAGCGGCTGCTGCTTCGGGTCGAGGACATGATGCATACCGGTGAGGATGTCCCCCTGGTTTCCGAGGAGACCCTGCTGCGTGACGGTCTGTTCGAGATAACCAGCAAGAAACTCGGCATCACCGGCGTGGTGAACGGGCGGGGCGAACTGGTCGGCGTCTTTACCGACGGCGATCTGCGCCGGGCGCTGGAGAGGGGCTACGAGGTTCTCGAGCGGCCGATGCGCGAGGTCATGACCTGCCATCCGAAACGGATTCTGCGTTCGAACCTGGCGGCCAAGGCCCTGCAGCGGATGGAAGAGTTTTCCATCACTTCCCTGTTCGTTTTCGAGGACGACCAGGCCAGGGTCCCGGTCGGCATCGTCCATTTGCACGATCTGCTCAAGGCCGGAGTCATCTGA
- a CDS encoding KdsC family phosphatase: protein MEDRLRKIRLLLLDVDGVLTDGRIIINDRGEETKAFHVRDGHGMKLLQRSGVRIGIITGRQSRVVAHRMRELGVDLVVQGSKNKLLPFRRILEQEGLGEDEVAYVGDDLVDLPILRRVGFAATVADACEDLVSHVHYVASRRGGDGAVREICEMILKARGDWEEVTARYWQD, encoded by the coding sequence ATGGAAGACAGACTGCGGAAAATACGGCTGTTGTTGCTCGACGTCGATGGCGTTCTGACCGACGGCCGTATCATCATCAACGATCGCGGCGAGGAGACCAAGGCCTTCCATGTGCGCGACGGACACGGTATGAAGCTGCTGCAGCGCTCCGGGGTGCGCATCGGCATCATCACCGGCCGCCAGTCCCGGGTGGTTGCCCACCGGATGCGGGAACTCGGGGTCGATCTGGTCGTTCAGGGCAGCAAGAACAAGCTGCTTCCTTTCCGCCGCATTCTCGAGCAGGAGGGGTTGGGGGAGGACGAAGTCGCCTACGTTGGTGACGACCTGGTCGATCTGCCGATCCTGCGCCGGGTCGGGTTCGCTGCGACGGTGGCGGACGCCTGCGAGGATCTGGTTTCGCACGTCCATTACGTGGCCTCCAGACGGGGAGGTGACGGTGCGGTTCGGGAGATCTGCGAGATGATTCTCAAGGCCCGCGGCGACTGGGAGGAGGTCACGGCCCGCTACTGGCAGGATTGA
- the lptC gene encoding LPS export ABC transporter periplasmic protein LptC → MLLVAFVVLAVLLAFVVGRRYQPVEEAITTAQPAGDADLSLDNIDYTETRNGRAVWRLRAVGGSHDLQAGVTRLRQVDLVFYGREGRGDLRLTADRGVWDSRSGRLEAFGHVRASDDRGYVLTSERMFYDQNRRLVWTDGPVRLTSTAMEVRGRGLRLFVDQRRLRLLSDVWSRWQLGPLAEERG, encoded by the coding sequence ATGCTTCTGGTCGCCTTTGTCGTACTCGCCGTGCTGCTGGCCTTCGTTGTCGGCCGGCGTTACCAGCCGGTCGAGGAGGCGATCACGACGGCACAGCCCGCCGGAGACGCCGATCTTTCCCTGGACAACATCGACTATACCGAAACCCGCAACGGCCGTGCCGTCTGGCGGCTGCGGGCCGTCGGTGGCAGTCACGACCTGCAGGCCGGGGTGACCCGGCTGCGGCAGGTCGACCTGGTCTTCTATGGCCGGGAGGGGCGCGGTGATCTGCGCCTGACCGCCGATCGCGGCGTCTGGGACAGCCGTTCAGGGCGGCTCGAGGCTTTCGGCCACGTGCGGGCCAGTGACGACAGAGGCTATGTCCTGACGTCGGAGCGCATGTTCTACGACCAGAACCGACGGCTGGTCTGGACGGATGGTCCGGTGCGCCTGACCTCGACGGCGATGGAAGTGCGCGGGCGCGGATTGCGCCTGTTTGTCGATCAACGCAGGCTGCGGCTGCTTTCGGACGTCTGGTCACGCTGGCAGCTCGGGCCGCTTGCCGAGGAGCGGGGATGA
- the lptA gene encoding lipopolysaccharide transport periplasmic protein LptA, translated as MKRRFCLIFLVCLLAVPCPVPAADAFNRDAPLEITSDRLEADDVSKTVVFIGHVVGRQDDLTIHAGRLTVHYRQGRQIRTIVAEEDVRIIQGERVATGQKAVFDRQEATIVLTGDPRVNQGKDFVAGERITVFLDEKRSLVEGGEKERVRALFHPRSKDNGQNPAR; from the coding sequence ATGAAACGACGGTTCTGTCTTATCTTTCTTGTCTGTCTGCTGGCCGTGCCCTGTCCAGTGCCGGCGGCCGATGCTTTCAACCGGGACGCGCCGCTCGAGATCACCTCCGACCGGCTCGAAGCGGACGATGTCAGCAAGACGGTCGTTTTCATCGGCCACGTTGTCGGCAGGCAGGACGATCTGACCATCCACGCCGGACGGCTGACCGTCCATTATCGGCAGGGACGGCAGATTCGCACCATCGTTGCCGAAGAGGATGTGCGCATCATCCAGGGTGAGAGGGTGGCGACGGGGCAGAAGGCCGTCTTCGACCGGCAGGAGGCGACGATCGTTCTGACCGGCGACCCGCGGGTGAACCAGGGCAAGGATTTCGTGGCCGGCGAGCGGATAACAGTCTTTCTGGACGAAAAGCGCAGCCTGGTCGAAGGAGGAGAGAAGGAACGGGTCAGGGCGCTTTTCCATCCACGGAGCAAGGATAATGGCCAAAACCCTGCGCGCTGA